The Gammaproteobacteria bacterium nucleotide sequence GGCAGTCGCAAGATATACGTGCTGATGGCGACCGCAAGCAGGGCGAGCCCAATACGAACGCCCGCAAGCTCGATCACCCATACGATCGAAATGGTGAACGTGACTGCGACCGCGACGATCGCGACGGTCTTGGTCCGGACACTGAACCCCCGTCCTGCCCGCCAGTCGCGGATCAACGGGCCGAACAGGCGATGACTGACGATCCACCGGTCGAAACGCTCGGAGGATCGAGCGAAGAAGAACGCCGCCAAGATGACCGGAAAAGTGGTCGGAATCAGCGGCAGCACGATACCTATGACTCCGAGGCCAAGGAAGAACACACCAAGTACGAGATAGAGGACGCGGACGAGACGGCTGGGATGTACTTCGGCCACGCTCAGACCCTATCGGACGGCGAAGGTTACCCCTACTCGAACCTCGAATATGCGCCGATCGTTGTTTTCACTAGCCTCGCTGATCATGCCAGATCGAGACCGCGTCCATCGTACGTGGCTGCATTCACAACGGCCCGTTCCGAGGATCTTCATCTCTCCTGTGCTGCGGTTCATGCAGCTCGAGGCTGCATCTGGCGTGCTCATGCTCATTGCCGCGGTCGTCGCGATCGTGTGGGCGAACTTGCCGAGCGGTGAAAGCTATGAACGATTCTGGGAGACGGCCGTCAGTCTGCATATCGGCGGGTTCGGTCTGAACGAAACGCTACGTGATTTGGTCAACGACGCTCTCATGACGATCTTCTTCTTCGTTGTCGGCCTCGAGATCAAACGTGAACTCGCCGTCGGTGAGCTGCGCGATCCGAAGGCTGCAGGTCTCCCGGTGTTTGCTGCACTCGGCGGCATGCTCTTCCCGGCAGTCATTTATCTTGCGTTCGTCCACAATCTCGGACCGGAGGCCATACGAGGGTGGGGAGTCCCGGTCGCAACCGATATCGCCTTCTCGATCGGTATTCTGGCCCTCGTCTCCAAACGTGTGCCCCTCGGCGCGAAACTGTTCCTCCTCACGCT carries:
- a CDS encoding DUF454 family protein; its protein translation is MAEVHPSRLVRVLYLVLGVFFLGLGVIGIVLPLIPTTFPVILAAFFFARSSERFDRWIVSHRLFGPLIRDWRAGRGFSVRTKTVAIVAVAVTFTISIVWVIELAGVRIGLALLAVAISTYILRLPTKQAEDV